In Desulfotignum phosphitoxidans DSM 13687, the sequence AACCGTTCACGGATTATAGAAAGTCTTGCTTGGTGCTCTTCTTCTCTTTTTTGCCATAACCTCATAGCATCCCTGATTAATTCACTTGTGGACCCGTAGGAACCGGAGCCGACTTTTTTCTTTATTGCAGATAGCATATCAGGGGGAAGGGTTAT encodes:
- a CDS encoding ribbon-helix-helix domain-containing protein, with translation MQQEKAERITITLPPDMLSAIKKKVGSGSYGSTSELIRDAMRLWQKREEEHQARLSIIRERLEHSAQNGTPVPLKTAFESIEALHKQRIKKNV